A genomic stretch from uncultured Desulfovibrio sp. includes:
- a CDS encoding SulP family inorganic anion transporter, which yields MKLGLTARLFPFWADIKGYSLEAFRGDMVAALTVTPVAVPQAMAYALMAGVHPQYGIYACMLPVMVAALWGSCRFLAAGPTNATSIVLLSAIGSTTVGGVLIADMPPSYQMTCVFAITLLCGIIQVCMGLARLGDLANFISQSVMQAFATGTALLIASSQLETVLGLPGSHAEGFFPQVFSAVRHLGEANGWCILIAAISILLVEVFRRLSRRLPATLLALAGSGIVAYFMDAADKGVPVVGAIPSVVPPLSVLPMDLSIYRDLFMPALALALMGMVTSLSTGKQLASMKGDRFDGSQELIGQGLGNIAAGFTSSIVGCGSFSRSALVVTSGASTRMATVFSGMLALPMLYLIAPLMTWLPMPALGGVLLTVCVRMVDVPGIRLCLSATRIDGIVLIVTFAATLLLSLEQAILLGVLLSLTLFIFKLAHPRVFRLKADDPMMQHAPAPLPDELGVFIIEGTLFFGAIHELERRIYEETSKPVRVIVLHLARVFWLDAAGIHSLEQFVERCHKQKIPVILVVGSTNVHNILRRTGLLSYLGKGFITPTFADGLRLGFATFERMQRDQCPYLPTLPPSKRLASRHVRHPHTHHKNKH from the coding sequence ATGAAGCTAGGTCTGACAGCACGTCTTTTCCCCTTCTGGGCCGACATCAAGGGCTATTCCCTGGAAGCCTTTCGCGGCGACATGGTGGCTGCCCTCACCGTGACCCCGGTGGCCGTGCCGCAGGCCATGGCCTATGCCCTCATGGCCGGGGTGCATCCGCAGTACGGCATCTATGCCTGCATGCTGCCGGTCATGGTGGCGGCCCTGTGGGGGTCCTGCCGCTTTCTGGCCGCCGGCCCCACCAATGCCACGTCCATTGTCCTGCTTTCGGCCATCGGCAGCACCACCGTGGGGGGCGTTCTCATTGCCGACATGCCGCCCTCCTATCAGATGACCTGCGTCTTTGCCATCACCCTGCTGTGCGGCATCATCCAGGTCTGCATGGGGCTTGCCCGCCTGGGAGACCTGGCCAATTTCATTTCCCAGTCCGTCATGCAGGCCTTTGCCACAGGTACCGCCCTGCTCATCGCCTCCAGCCAGCTGGAAACCGTGCTGGGGCTGCCCGGCAGCCATGCCGAAGGCTTTTTCCCCCAGGTCTTTTCGGCTGTCCGCCATCTGGGCGAGGCCAATGGCTGGTGCATTCTCATTGCTGCCATCAGCATTCTGCTGGTGGAGGTCTTCCGGCGTCTTTCCCGCCGGCTGCCGGCCACCCTGCTGGCGCTGGCCGGGTCGGGCATTGTGGCCTATTTCATGGACGCGGCAGACAAGGGCGTGCCCGTGGTGGGGGCCATCCCCAGCGTGGTGCCGCCCCTGTCCGTGCTGCCCATGGACCTGAGCATCTACCGCGATCTTTTCATGCCCGCCCTGGCGCTGGCGCTCATGGGTATGGTCACCTCCCTGTCCACGGGCAAGCAGCTGGCCAGCATGAAGGGCGACCGTTTCGACGGCAGCCAGGAACTCATCGGACAGGGCCTGGGCAATATTGCCGCCGGCTTCACGTCCAGCATCGTGGGCTGCGGTTCCTTTTCCCGCAGCGCCCTGGTGGTGACCTCCGGCGCCAGCACGCGCATGGCCACGGTCTTTTCCGGCATGCTGGCCCTGCCCATGCTCTACCTTATTGCGCCACTCATGACCTGGCTGCCCATGCCAGCCCTGGGCGGCGTGCTGCTGACGGTCTGTGTGCGCATGGTGGATGTGCCCGGCATCCGGCTGTGCCTCAGCGCCACGCGCATTGACGGCATCGTGCTCATCGTCACCTTTGCCGCCACCCTGCTGCTTTCCCTGGAGCAGGCCATCCTGCTGGGGGTGCTGCTGTCGCTTACTCTCTTCATCTTCAAGCTGGCACATCCGCGGGTTTTCCGTCTCAAGGCTGATGATCCCATGATGCAGCACGCTCCCGCCCCCCTGCCGGACGAGCTGGGCGTCTTCATCATCGAGGGCACCCTGTTCTTTGGCGCCATCCATGAGCTGGAGCGCCGCATCTATGAAGAAACCAGCAAGCCCGTGCGCGTGATCGTGCTGCACCTGGCGCGGGTCTTCTGGCTGGATGCCGCGGGCATCCATTCGCTGGAGCAATTTGTGGAGCGCTGCCACAAGCAGAAAATTCCGGTCATTCTGGTGGTTGGCAGCACCAATGTGCACAATATTCTGCGCCGCACTGGCCTGCTGAGCTATCTGGGCAAGGGCTTCATCACGCCCACCTTTGCCGACGGTCTCCGCCTGGGCTTTGCCACCTTTGAACGCATGCAGCGCGACCAGTGCCCCTATCTGCCCACGCTGCCCCCCTCCAAGCGGCTGGCCAGCCGCCATGTGCGGCATCCTCACACCCATCACAAGAACAAACACTGA
- the fusA gene encoding elongation factor G, whose product MSRTVAVDKQRNIGIMAHIDAGKTTTTERILFYTGVSHKLGETHDGESTMDWMEQEQERGITITSAATTCFWKDCRINIIDTPGHVDFTIEVERSLRVLDGAICVFDAVAGVEPQSETVWRQADRYHVPRICFVNKMDRIGANFFRCVSMIHERLGAKAVPLQLPIGAEDKFEGVVDLIEGKAIRFDKGSKGTEFSVEDVPADMQALFEEKRHELLESVAEEDEALLDKYLGGEDLTVDEIRGCVRKATIARNIVPVFCGSAFRNIGVQPVLDAVVDYLPSPVDIPPMTGHVPGKEDELIECHCDDKEPLAGLVFKLFSDPFIGHLSFFRIYSGCLESGTSVYNANTGKKERIGRILKMHANKREDIKWAGAGDIVALVGLKNASTGDTLCDEKRELILESLNIPEPVIEVAIEPKTKADRDALSAALNKLAKEDPSFRVKGDEETNQTLIAGMGELHLEIIVDRLTREFNVNANVGKPQVAYRETISKNAKVDMKHAKQSGGRGQYGHCVIEVEPNPGKGYEFINSITGGVIPKEYIPAIDKGIQDAMKSGVLAGFPCVDIKVNLVFGSYHEVDSSEQAFYVAGSMAIKEAMRQAGPVLLEPIMDVEVVTPEEYLGDVMGDLNGRRGRVQSMEARAGGAQSVRAQVPLASMFGYATDLRSRTQGRATFTMQFDHYERVPQAIADEIQKSKS is encoded by the coding sequence GTGTCCCGCACCGTAGCCGTAGACAAACAGCGCAATATCGGCATCATGGCCCATATTGACGCAGGCAAAACCACCACCACCGAACGCATCCTTTTCTATACCGGCGTGTCGCACAAGCTCGGCGAAACCCACGACGGCGAATCCACCATGGACTGGATGGAGCAGGAACAGGAGCGCGGCATCACCATTACGTCCGCCGCCACCACCTGCTTCTGGAAGGACTGCCGCATCAACATCATCGACACCCCCGGCCACGTGGACTTCACCATTGAGGTGGAACGCTCCCTGCGCGTGCTGGACGGCGCCATCTGCGTGTTTGACGCCGTGGCCGGCGTGGAACCCCAGTCCGAAACCGTGTGGCGCCAGGCCGACCGCTACCATGTGCCCCGTATCTGCTTTGTGAACAAGATGGACCGCATCGGCGCCAATTTCTTCCGCTGCGTGTCCATGATTCACGAGCGCCTGGGCGCCAAGGCCGTGCCGCTTCAGCTGCCCATCGGCGCCGAAGACAAATTTGAAGGCGTGGTGGACCTCATCGAAGGCAAGGCCATCCGCTTCGACAAGGGATCCAAGGGGACGGAATTTTCCGTGGAAGATGTGCCCGCCGACATGCAGGCCCTGTTCGAGGAAAAGCGTCACGAGCTGCTGGAATCCGTGGCCGAGGAAGACGAAGCCCTGCTGGACAAGTACCTGGGTGGCGAGGACCTGACCGTGGACGAAATCCGCGGCTGCGTGCGCAAGGCCACCATTGCCCGCAATATCGTGCCCGTGTTCTGCGGCTCTGCCTTCCGCAATATCGGCGTGCAGCCCGTGCTGGACGCCGTGGTGGATTACCTGCCTTCGCCGGTGGACATTCCGCCCATGACCGGCCATGTGCCCGGCAAGGAAGACGAGCTGATCGAATGCCACTGCGATGACAAGGAGCCGCTGGCCGGCCTGGTCTTCAAGCTGTTCTCCGACCCCTTCATCGGGCATCTGTCCTTCTTCCGCATCTATTCCGGCTGCCTGGAATCCGGCACCAGCGTCTACAATGCCAATACCGGCAAGAAGGAACGCATCGGCCGTATTCTCAAGATGCACGCCAACAAGCGCGAAGACATCAAGTGGGCCGGCGCCGGCGACATCGTGGCCCTGGTGGGCCTCAAGAATGCCTCCACCGGCGATACGCTCTGCGATGAAAAGCGCGAGCTGATTCTTGAATCCCTCAACATTCCCGAGCCGGTCATCGAGGTGGCCATCGAACCCAAGACCAAGGCCGACCGCGATGCCCTGTCCGCCGCGCTCAACAAGCTGGCCAAGGAAGACCCGTCCTTCCGCGTCAAGGGCGACGAGGAAACCAACCAGACCCTCATCGCCGGCATGGGCGAACTGCATCTGGAAATCATCGTTGACCGCCTTACCCGCGAATTCAACGTCAACGCCAATGTGGGCAAGCCGCAGGTGGCCTACCGCGAAACCATTTCCAAGAATGCCAAGGTGGACATGAAGCACGCCAAGCAGTCCGGTGGTCGCGGCCAGTACGGTCACTGCGTTATCGAGGTGGAGCCGAATCCGGGCAAGGGCTACGAATTCATCAACTCCATCACCGGCGGCGTCATTCCCAAGGAATACATCCCGGCCATCGACAAGGGTATTCAGGATGCCATGAAGTCCGGCGTTCTGGCCGGTTTCCCCTGCGTGGACATCAAGGTCAACCTGGTCTTTGGTAGCTACCACGAAGTGGACTCCTCGGAACAGGCCTTCTATGTGGCCGGCTCCATGGCCATCAAGGAAGCCATGCGTCAGGCCGGTCCGGTCCTGCTGGAACCCATCATGGACGTGGAAGTGGTCACGCCCGAAGAATACCTGGGCGATGTCATGGGCGACCTCAACGGCCGCCGCGGCCGTGTGCAGAGCATGGAAGCCCGCGCCGGCGGCGCCCAGAGTGTGCGCGCCCAGGTGCCGCTGGCCTCCATGTTCGGCTATGCCACGGACCTGCGTTCCCGTACTCAGGGCCGCGCGACCTTCACCATGCAGTTCGATCATTACGAACGCGTGCCGCAGGCCATTGCCGACGAAATCCAGAAGAGCAAGAGCTAG
- the selB gene encoding selenocysteine-specific translation elongation factor produces the protein MPLVLGTAGHIDHGKTSLVRALTGIDCDRLEEEKRRGITIDLGFAWADLPDGERLGIVDVPGHERFVRNMVAGAAGVDFVMLVIAADEGVMPQTREHLDICTLLGITRGFVALTKVDMVDADWLELVQEDVRAFLKGTFLEDAPIFPVSSRTGQGVEELRRYVFRCAAKLPPRQTPDVFRLPIDRVFTMRGHGTVVTGTIISGSLESGEELEVMPEGLPARARGLQRHGAPAEVLLHGQRCAVNLQGPDTDVLHRGQVLSRPGTLFPSQRWLLRLSCLPSAPRPLRQRTEVHFHHGTQECAARVIFFDRDRLAPGDACLAEVRFAHPLVGIFGDHCVLRAYSPLRTIAGGLLVAPLPPELRARDPQRARKLDACNRLHELGSPAHLAKDAGLELVQTLLELAGTAGSSEAALQVMSGLGASRLHKVLLALSSRGKAICWNNESLQWIDAGAFDQLMQAACARAADLHAREPLKSAFSQGALCTGWSKGLPPRLVQRVLETAIKKGLLSSEGDGLRLSSHKVSLAGGQAQLREKLLDAHRRGGITPPNLKDVLEELGTTPKEAGPVLRLLVEEKALVRVADGLYYSAEALNDILGRTRQWFETHDNLDLAGLKEITGLSRKFLIALLEYMDRERITVRVGDTRQLRSTQN, from the coding sequence ATGCCTCTTGTTCTGGGAACTGCCGGACATATCGACCACGGCAAGACCTCGCTGGTACGCGCCCTCACCGGCATTGACTGCGACCGCCTGGAAGAGGAAAAACGGCGCGGCATCACCATAGACCTGGGCTTTGCCTGGGCCGATCTGCCGGACGGCGAGCGGCTGGGCATTGTGGATGTGCCCGGGCACGAACGCTTTGTGCGCAACATGGTGGCCGGTGCCGCCGGTGTGGACTTTGTTATGCTGGTCATTGCCGCGGATGAAGGCGTCATGCCGCAGACCAGGGAACACCTGGATATCTGCACCCTGCTGGGCATCACGCGGGGCTTTGTGGCCCTGACCAAGGTGGACATGGTGGATGCCGACTGGCTGGAACTGGTGCAGGAGGACGTGCGCGCCTTTCTCAAGGGGACCTTTCTGGAAGATGCGCCCATCTTTCCGGTATCCTCCCGCACCGGACAGGGCGTGGAGGAACTGCGCCGCTACGTGTTCCGCTGCGCGGCCAAGCTGCCGCCGCGCCAGACGCCGGATGTCTTCCGTCTGCCCATTGACCGCGTTTTCACCATGCGCGGGCACGGCACCGTGGTGACGGGCACCATCATTTCCGGCAGTCTGGAAAGCGGGGAAGAGCTGGAAGTCATGCCCGAAGGACTCCCCGCCCGCGCCCGCGGCCTGCAACGCCACGGCGCACCTGCCGAAGTTCTGCTGCACGGGCAGCGCTGCGCCGTCAACCTGCAGGGACCGGATACGGATGTGCTGCACCGCGGTCAGGTGCTCAGCCGCCCCGGCACCCTCTTTCCCTCGCAGCGCTGGCTGCTGCGCCTTTCCTGCCTGCCGTCGGCCCCGCGTCCGCTGCGGCAGCGCACGGAAGTGCATTTTCATCACGGCACACAGGAATGCGCGGCCCGGGTCATCTTTTTTGACCGCGATCGCCTGGCGCCCGGCGATGCCTGCCTGGCAGAGGTGCGCTTTGCGCATCCCCTGGTGGGCATATTCGGCGATCACTGTGTGCTGCGCGCCTATTCCCCGCTGCGCACCATTGCCGGGGGGCTGCTGGTGGCCCCCCTGCCGCCGGAACTGCGCGCCAGAGATCCGCAGCGCGCCCGCAAGCTGGACGCCTGCAACCGCCTGCACGAGCTGGGCAGCCCGGCCCATCTGGCCAAGGATGCCGGCCTGGAACTGGTCCAGACCCTGCTGGAACTGGCCGGCACCGCCGGCAGCAGCGAAGCGGCCCTGCAGGTCATGAGCGGTCTGGGGGCCTCCCGCCTGCACAAGGTGCTGCTGGCCCTTTCCTCGCGCGGCAAGGCCATCTGCTGGAACAACGAAAGCCTCCAGTGGATTGATGCCGGCGCCTTTGACCAGCTCATGCAGGCCGCCTGCGCCCGTGCGGCTGATCTGCATGCCCGCGAGCCGCTCAAGTCCGCCTTCAGCCAGGGAGCGCTGTGCACGGGCTGGAGCAAGGGGCTGCCGCCGCGCCTGGTGCAGCGCGTGCTGGAAACGGCCATCAAAAAGGGCCTGCTGAGCAGCGAGGGGGACGGGCTGCGCCTGTCGTCGCACAAGGTTTCCCTGGCCGGCGGACAGGCCCAGCTGCGGGAAAAGCTGCTGGATGCGCACCGCAGGGGCGGCATCACCCCGCCCAACCTCAAGGACGTGCTGGAAGAACTGGGCACCACGCCCAAGGAAGCCGGCCCGGTTCTGCGCCTGCTGGTGGAAGAAAAGGCGCTGGTGCGGGTAGCCGACGGCCTGTACTACAGCGCCGAGGCCCTGAACGACATTCTCGGCAGAACCCGCCAATGGTTCGAGACGCACGACAATCTCGACCTGGCCGGCCTCAAGGAAATCACGGGCCTGTCCCGCAAGTTCCTCATTGCGCTGCTGGAATACATGGACAGAGAACGAATTACGGTCAGGGTGGGCGATACGCGCCAGCTGCGCAGCACCCAGAACTGA
- a CDS encoding FAD-dependent oxidoreductase, protein MAEKILVVGGVALGPKAACRCKRLMPDADVTIIDENVKISYGGCGIPYYVSGEINNVDELRATPYNAVRDPQFFETLKEVHVRNQTRAVAIDRQAKTLLVRNLVTGVEEKLPYDKLVLATGATPRIPPVEGHDLGNVFSLTRLEAAETMRHACESGAVKEAVVVGGGFIGLEAAVALADMWGIKVSVVEMLDQILTVVSPNMANMAVQDCQAHGTDVYTGEKVVRLEGENGKVTRVITDKRELPAQLVIFAAGFVPNGQLAKDAGLDVAPFGAIVVNEYMQTSDPCIYAGGDCVALPNIITGKQGYLPLGSMANRQGRVIGTNLAGGRVKFPGFVGTWAVKLFDLSFCGVGLTVGKARKEGFDAVAVSVEQTDRAHFYPDKELMSLELVVDKATRRVLGLQGACVDGDALKARIDAVAGVLQYAKPTVEDISNLEVCYAPPFASAMDVVNTVANVADNVLAGRFKPLMADEFMKLWHDRANNNIFFIDARPAKAGKAIQEQFPDWHSIPLEEVRARVNEVPKDRPVALVCNTGLRAYETLLVLARNGVTDLMNSMGGMQAVKKMGLKP, encoded by the coding sequence ATGGCTGAAAAAATTCTCGTTGTGGGCGGCGTTGCCCTGGGTCCCAAGGCGGCCTGCCGCTGCAAGCGGCTCATGCCTGATGCCGACGTGACCATCATCGACGAAAACGTCAAGATCTCCTATGGCGGCTGCGGCATCCCCTACTATGTCTCCGGCGAAATCAACAATGTGGACGAGCTGCGCGCCACCCCCTACAATGCCGTACGCGATCCGCAGTTCTTTGAAACGCTGAAGGAAGTGCATGTGCGCAACCAGACTCGCGCCGTGGCCATTGACCGTCAGGCCAAAACCCTGCTGGTCAGGAATCTGGTGACCGGCGTTGAAGAAAAGCTGCCCTATGACAAGCTGGTGCTGGCCACCGGCGCCACGCCGCGCATTCCCCCCGTGGAAGGGCACGACCTGGGCAACGTCTTTTCGCTTACCCGTCTGGAAGCGGCCGAGACCATGCGTCATGCCTGCGAAAGCGGCGCCGTCAAGGAAGCCGTGGTGGTGGGCGGCGGCTTCATCGGCCTGGAAGCGGCCGTGGCGCTGGCCGATATGTGGGGCATCAAGGTTTCCGTGGTGGAAATGCTGGATCAGATTCTGACCGTGGTCTCCCCCAACATGGCCAATATGGCCGTGCAGGACTGCCAGGCCCACGGCACGGACGTCTACACCGGGGAAAAGGTGGTGCGCCTGGAAGGCGAAAACGGCAAGGTCACCCGGGTCATCACCGACAAGCGCGAGCTGCCGGCCCAGCTTGTCATCTTTGCCGCCGGCTTTGTGCCCAATGGCCAGCTGGCCAAGGATGCCGGTCTGGATGTGGCGCCCTTTGGCGCCATTGTGGTCAACGAATACATGCAGACCTCCGATCCCTGCATCTATGCCGGCGGGGACTGCGTGGCCCTGCCCAATATCATCACCGGCAAGCAGGGCTATCTGCCCCTGGGCAGCATGGCCAACCGGCAGGGCCGCGTCATCGGCACCAACCTGGCCGGCGGCAGGGTCAAATTCCCCGGCTTTGTGGGCACCTGGGCCGTGAAGCTCTTTGACCTGTCCTTCTGCGGGGTGGGCCTGACCGTGGGCAAGGCCCGCAAAGAAGGCTTCGATGCCGTGGCCGTCAGCGTGGAACAGACCGACCGCGCCCACTTCTACCCCGACAAGGAACTCATGAGCCTGGAACTGGTGGTGGACAAGGCCACCCGCCGCGTGCTCGGCCTGCAGGGCGCCTGCGTGGATGGCGATGCCCTCAAGGCCCGCATTGACGCCGTGGCCGGTGTGCTCCAGTATGCCAAGCCCACGGTGGAAGACATCTCCAATCTGGAAGTGTGCTACGCCCCGCCCTTTGCCAGCGCCATGGATGTGGTCAATACGGTGGCCAATGTGGCGGACAATGTGCTGGCCGGACGCTTCAAGCCCCTTATGGCTGACGAATTCATGAAGCTCTGGCACGACCGCGCCAACAACAATATCTTCTTCATCGATGCCCGCCCGGCCAAGGCCGGCAAGGCCATTCAGGAACAGTTCCCGGACTGGCACTCCATTCCCCTGGAAGAAGTGCGCGCCCGCGTCAATGAAGTGCCCAAGGACCGCCCGGTGGCCCTGGTCTGCAATACCGGTCTGCGCGCCTACGAAACCCTGCTGGTGCTGGCCCGCAACGGCGTGACCGATCTCATGAATTCCATGGGCGGCATGCAGGCCGTGAAGAAGATGGGCCTCAAGCCCTAA
- the ispH gene encoding 4-hydroxy-3-methylbut-2-enyl diphosphate reductase, protein MEIIRAKTAGFCMGVSLALQKLDKAIADARGRRICTLGPIIHNPQVLADYEALGVHCVDSPDGLHAGDLVVIRAHGITRDVEEALRACGAEVLDATCPRVKKAQLSIRNATAQGATLLLFGEADHPEVRGLLSYACGPAHVFGNREELAALAPDPAGVYVLASQTTQDRGEFEHLEAALRERLPQLVVLSTICDATRERQQEALAIAHTVDAMVVVGGRQSGNTRRLASLSAQCGKETFHIEQAGELRAEDFAGRRRVGLTAGASTPRKLIDATEAWLKALA, encoded by the coding sequence ATGGAAATTATCCGCGCCAAGACCGCCGGTTTCTGCATGGGCGTCAGTCTGGCCCTGCAAAAGCTGGACAAGGCCATTGCCGATGCCCGGGGCCGCCGCATTTGCACGCTGGGGCCTATCATCCACAATCCGCAGGTGCTGGCGGACTACGAAGCCCTGGGTGTACACTGCGTGGACAGCCCCGACGGCCTGCACGCCGGGGACCTGGTTGTCATCCGCGCCCACGGCATCACCCGTGACGTGGAAGAGGCCCTGCGCGCCTGTGGGGCCGAGGTCCTGGACGCCACCTGTCCCCGGGTCAAGAAGGCCCAGCTTTCCATCCGCAATGCCACGGCCCAGGGCGCCACGCTGCTGCTTTTCGGCGAGGCGGACCATCCCGAAGTGCGCGGCCTGCTTTCCTATGCCTGCGGGCCGGCTCATGTCTTCGGCAATCGCGAGGAACTGGCCGCGCTGGCCCCCGATCCGGCCGGTGTCTATGTGCTGGCCTCCCAGACCACCCAGGACAGGGGAGAATTTGAGCACCTTGAAGCGGCCCTGCGCGAGCGTCTGCCCCAGCTGGTGGTGCTGTCCACCATCTGCGATGCCACGCGCGAACGCCAGCAGGAAGCCCTGGCCATTGCCCACACCGTGGATGCCATGGTGGTGGTGGGCGGCCGGCAAAGCGGCAATACCCGCCGCCTGGCCTCCCTTTCCGCCCAGTGCGGCAAGGAGACCTTCCACATCGAGCAGGCCGGGGAGCTGCGTGCGGAAGATTTTGCCGGACGCCGGCGCGTGGGTCTCACCGCCGGGGCCTCCACCCCCCGCAAGCTCATTGACGCCACCGAAGCCTGGCTGAAGGCCCTGGCCTGA
- the argJ gene encoding bifunctional glutamate N-acetyltransferase/amino-acid acetyltransferase ArgJ, with protein sequence MNTDLPRGFRAGTAAAGFKAPGRTDVGLIVSDRTAAMAALFTTNAFKAAPVQVSQEILAQYGTARAVLANSGQANACTGSEGLANCRETQRLVAEAVGLEPHEIVPLSTGVIGAQLKMDLWRAAIPELARSLGSDDAEAFTRAFMTTDAFPKFVTRQVHLSGGLVRLAGMAKGAGMICPNMATMLSVVLTDAAVSREAWQGMFARSVEKTFNRVSVDGDTSTNDTVLGLANGASGVSAASEQDARLLEDALAEVLGRLAYMLVKDGEGATKVMHISVCGAASDADAEQVARTVAHSQLVKTAIYGQDANWGRIVAAVGRSGVPIDPQAVRLTLCGIERFRDGQPVNDDMEEQLAELLKGKDIEVGIELGDGPGVYAVHASDLSHDYVSLNADYRS encoded by the coding sequence ATGAATACGGATCTTCCCCGGGGCTTCCGGGCAGGAACGGCCGCTGCCGGCTTCAAGGCGCCGGGCCGCACGGATGTGGGGCTTATTGTTTCCGACAGGACGGCCGCCATGGCTGCACTGTTTACTACCAATGCCTTCAAGGCGGCGCCCGTGCAGGTGAGCCAGGAAATTCTGGCTCAATACGGCACGGCCCGTGCGGTGCTGGCCAATTCCGGACAGGCCAATGCCTGCACCGGCAGCGAGGGGCTTGCCAATTGCCGTGAAACGCAGCGCCTGGTGGCCGAGGCCGTGGGCCTGGAGCCGCACGAAATCGTGCCCCTGTCCACAGGGGTCATCGGTGCGCAGCTCAAGATGGACCTCTGGCGGGCAGCCATTCCGGAACTGGCCAGAAGTCTGGGCAGTGATGATGCCGAGGCCTTTACCCGGGCCTTCATGACCACGGACGCCTTTCCCAAGTTTGTCACGCGCCAGGTGCATCTGTCCGGCGGGCTGGTGCGTCTGGCGGGCATGGCCAAGGGGGCGGGCATGATCTGTCCCAATATGGCCACCATGCTTTCCGTGGTGCTCACCGATGCGGCGGTAAGCCGCGAGGCCTGGCAGGGCATGTTTGCCCGTTCTGTGGAAAAGACCTTCAATCGTGTCAGCGTGGACGGGGACACCTCCACCAACGATACGGTGCTGGGCCTGGCCAACGGGGCATCGGGCGTGTCCGCGGCGTCGGAACAGGACGCCCGCCTGCTGGAAGATGCCCTGGCCGAGGTGCTGGGGCGGCTGGCCTATATGCTGGTCAAGGATGGCGAAGGCGCCACCAAGGTCATGCACATCAGCGTGTGCGGCGCGGCCAGTGATGCCGATGCCGAGCAGGTGGCCCGCACGGTGGCCCATTCGCAGCTTGTGAAGACCGCCATCTACGGGCAGGATGCCAACTGGGGCCGCATTGTGGCGGCTGTGGGCCGCAGCGGCGTGCCCATTGACCCCCAGGCCGTGCGCCTGACGCTCTGCGGCATCGAACGCTTCCGCGACGGACAGCCCGTCAATGATGATATGGAAGAGCAGCTTGCCGAGCTGCTCAAGGGCAAGGATATCGAGGTGGGTATCGAACTGGGCGACGGCCCGGGCGTCTATGCCGTGCATGCCTCGGACCTGAGCCACGATTATGTGAGCCTCAACGCGGACTACCGCTCGTAG
- a CDS encoding tRNA-dihydrouridine synthase family protein, translating to MAAQPDIIPPCPLPPGGQPRRLPFGHDLPWLAPLAGYSDLPFRLLCREYGAAVCVTEMVSAKGLAYHSAGTGELLRSLPQDQPLVVQLFGAEAGFLEQAVTRLRAAGYAWFDLNMGCSVPKVLKQRAGAAMLGDVDHALTVARAMIHAAEPGHVGFKFRLGLDDQHPVWTDLALRLEDAGAGWLTLHPRTARQGFGGEADHAALARLAPRLSIPLLASGDLFSAADGLRVQQQTGVSGVMYARGALADPAIFAAHRALAAGRPLPENTPERLRAIIDRHITLCRQLCSGQAALWKMRSVVPRYVKQLPGAKALRRALCQCTSWDDLDRLLDEHLPAAAAAAPGH from the coding sequence ATGGCCGCACAACCCGACATCATTCCTCCCTGCCCGCTGCCGCCCGGAGGCCAGCCCCGCCGGCTGCCCTTCGGCCATGACCTGCCATGGCTTGCCCCGCTGGCCGGCTACAGTGATCTGCCCTTTCGCCTGCTCTGCCGGGAGTACGGAGCCGCCGTCTGCGTTACGGAAATGGTCAGCGCCAAGGGCCTGGCCTATCACAGTGCAGGCACGGGCGAGCTGCTGCGCAGCCTGCCCCAGGACCAGCCGCTGGTGGTGCAGCTTTTCGGGGCAGAGGCCGGCTTTCTGGAACAGGCGGTCACCCGGCTGCGTGCGGCCGGATATGCCTGGTTTGACCTGAACATGGGCTGTTCGGTGCCCAAGGTGCTCAAGCAGAGAGCCGGGGCGGCCATGCTGGGAGATGTGGACCATGCCCTGACGGTGGCCCGCGCCATGATCCATGCCGCCGAACCGGGGCATGTGGGCTTCAAGTTTCGCCTGGGGCTGGATGACCAGCACCCGGTATGGACTGACCTGGCCCTGCGTCTTGAGGATGCGGGGGCCGGCTGGCTGACCCTGCACCCGCGCACGGCCCGGCAGGGCTTTGGCGGCGAGGCGGACCATGCCGCGCTGGCCCGGCTGGCGCCGCGCCTGTCCATCCCCCTGCTGGCCAGCGGCGATCTGTTCAGTGCGGCCGACGGGCTGCGCGTTCAGCAGCAGACAGGGGTAAGCGGCGTCATGTACGCCCGGGGCGCTCTGGCCGATCCGGCCATCTTTGCGGCCCACAGGGCGCTGGCGGCAGGCCGTCCCCTGCCGGAAAACACGCCGGAGCGCCTGCGCGCCATCATAGACCGGCACATCACCCTGTGCCGTCAGCTCTGTTCCGGCCAGGCCGCCCTGTGGAAGATGCGCAGCGTGGTACCGCGCTACGTCAAACAGCTGCCCGGCGCCAAGGCGCTGCGCCGCGCCCTCTGCCAGTGCACCAGCTGGGACGATCTGGACCGGCTGCTGGACGAGCATCTGCCCGCAGCCGCAGCGGCCGCCCCCGGCCACTAG